In Thauera sp. JM12B12, one DNA window encodes the following:
- a CDS encoding DEAD/DEAH box helicase, translating into MKGLNSNIVCSQSIPSVSVTYARNGASTTANALGMRPMQERAYEKRGEQYLLIKSPPASGKSRALMFVALDKLHNQGLKQAIIVVPEKSIGASFNDEPLSKYGFWADWHVEPKWNLCNAPGNDNGGKVKSLGAFLEGDDKVLVCTHATFRFAVDAYGVEAFDDRLIAVDEFHHVSANPDNKLGLHLGQFFARGKTHIVAMTGSYFRGDAEAVLAPQDESKFDTVTYTYYEQLNGYEYLKQLDIGYFFYSGPYVDDILNVLDPAEKTIIHIPNVNSRESTKDKMREVEHIIEALGEWQGIDPATGFQRVKRPDGRVLRIADLVDDDAAKRDRVSASLKDPAQKNNRDHVDIIIALGMAKEGFDWIWCEHALTVGYRASLTEIVQIIGRATRDAPGKTRARFTNLIAEPDAAEEAVTEAVNDTLKAIAASLLMEQVLAPRFEFKPKNPDNGPTPGFNYGEGGYDPGRCNIGVNEQTGAYQIEIKGLAEPKSKEAARICQEDLNEVIAAFVQDKATIERGLFDEELVPEELTQVRMGKIIKDKYPELDAEDQEAVRQHAIAALNLTQQAKRLVTEGESEGSPNTALIDGVRRFAMDVRELDIDLIDRINPFGEAYAILAKTMSEDSLKQVAAAISAKRTSLTPDEAKEMAVRAVQFKKERGRIPVLDSQDAWERRMAEGAVAFMRFKAEGRYE; encoded by the coding sequence ATGAAAGGCTTAAACAGCAATATAGTGTGTTCACAGAGCATTCCGTCCGTTTCCGTTACCTACGCCCGCAACGGTGCGTCGACCACGGCCAATGCGCTTGGGATGCGGCCCATGCAGGAGCGGGCCTACGAGAAGCGGGGCGAGCAATACCTGCTCATCAAGTCGCCGCCCGCATCGGGCAAGAGCCGTGCGCTGATGTTCGTTGCGCTCGACAAGTTGCATAACCAGGGCCTGAAGCAGGCCATCATCGTCGTGCCTGAGAAGTCCATCGGTGCCAGCTTCAACGACGAGCCGCTGTCGAAGTACGGTTTCTGGGCTGATTGGCACGTTGAACCCAAGTGGAACCTGTGCAACGCGCCGGGCAACGACAATGGCGGCAAGGTCAAGTCGCTGGGCGCATTCCTCGAAGGCGACGACAAGGTGCTGGTCTGCACCCACGCCACATTCCGCTTCGCGGTTGATGCGTACGGCGTAGAGGCGTTCGACGACCGCCTGATCGCGGTGGATGAGTTCCACCATGTTTCAGCGAACCCGGACAACAAGCTCGGCTTGCACCTCGGGCAGTTCTTCGCGCGGGGCAAGACACACATCGTTGCCATGACCGGCTCCTACTTCCGTGGTGACGCCGAGGCCGTGCTGGCCCCGCAGGACGAGTCGAAGTTCGATACCGTCACCTACACCTACTACGAGCAGCTCAACGGCTACGAGTACCTCAAGCAGCTCGACATCGGCTACTTCTTCTATAGCGGGCCTTACGTCGATGACATCCTCAATGTTCTCGATCCCGCCGAGAAGACCATCATTCACATCCCAAACGTCAATTCGCGCGAGAGCACGAAGGACAAGATGCGCGAGGTGGAGCACATCATCGAGGCGCTGGGTGAATGGCAAGGCATTGACCCCGCGACCGGCTTCCAGCGTGTCAAGCGCCCGGATGGTCGCGTGCTGCGGATCGCCGATCTGGTCGATGACGATGCCGCCAAGCGCGACCGCGTGTCCGCCTCGCTCAAAGACCCTGCGCAGAAGAACAACCGCGACCATGTGGACATCATCATCGCGCTGGGCATGGCGAAGGAAGGCTTCGACTGGATTTGGTGCGAACATGCGCTGACCGTGGGCTACCGCGCCAGCCTGACCGAGATCGTGCAGATCATCGGCCGAGCTACCCGCGACGCGCCCGGCAAGACCCGCGCGAGGTTCACCAACCTGATCGCCGAGCCGGATGCAGCCGAGGAAGCCGTCACCGAGGCCGTCAACGATACGTTGAAGGCCATCGCGGCGAGTCTGTTGATGGAGCAGGTACTGGCTCCGCGCTTTGAGTTCAAGCCCAAGAATCCCGACAACGGCCCGACGCCGGGCTTTAACTATGGCGAGGGGGGCTACGACCCGGGCCGCTGCAACATCGGTGTCAATGAGCAGACAGGGGCGTACCAGATCGAGATCAAGGGTCTCGCCGAACCCAAGAGCAAAGAGGCAGCGCGCATCTGCCAGGAAGACTTGAACGAAGTGATCGCAGCCTTCGTGCAGGACAAGGCCACCATCGAGCGTGGCTTGTTCGATGAGGAACTGGTGCCCGAGGAGCTGACGCAGGTTCGCATGGGCAAGATCATTAAGGACAAGTATCCCGAGCTTGACGCCGAGGATCAGGAGGCCGTGCGCCAGCACGCCATCGCCGCCCTCAACCTCACGCAGCAGGCCAAGCGGCTTGTCACCGAAGGCGAGAGTGAAGGTTCGCCCAACACCGCCCTGATCGACGGCGTGCGTCGCTTCGCGATGGACGTGCGCGAGCTGGACATCGACCTCATCGACCGCATCAACCCCTTCGGGGAAGCCTACGCCATCCTTGCCAAGACCATGAGCGAGGACAGCTTGAAGCAGGTCGCGGCGGCTATCTCGGCGAAGCGCACGAGCCTGACGCCGGATGAGGCGAAGGAGATGGCCGTTCGCGCCGTCCAGTTCAAGAAGGAGCGCGGACGCATTCCGGTGCTCGATTCTCAGGATGCGTGGGAGCGACGCATGGCCGAAGGCGCGGTCGCCTTCATGCGCTTCAAGGCGGAGGGACGCTATGAGTAA
- a CDS encoding GIY-YIG nuclease family protein, whose product MSNADLDELAAELAEFAPPEKKDGRPASEERVIAGFEEIQRFTQQHGRAPQHGEDRDIFERLYAVRLDRLRALPDCRTLLEPLDHQGLLAGAPILAPSADDAIDIDDLAAELADVAGADDITVLRHVRTSAEKRAAEEIADRKPCEDFEIFRPLFERVQAEVKTGMRQSQPIEAGRRAIEAGDFFVLDGITLYVAEIGEPLKTTAGEVDRRLRLIFSNGTESNLLLRSLQRAFYNDPAARRLASSESGQLSFGGELEADDVESGTIYVLRSQSDHPYIAQHRDVIHKVGVTGGRVETRIANAENEATYLLAKVEVVATYKLAGINRTRMENLFHRLFAPARLNITINDRFGHPVQPEEWFLVPLFVIDEAVARIKDGSITGHIYDPSAAKLVKA is encoded by the coding sequence ATGAGTAACGCTGATCTCGACGAACTCGCTGCGGAGCTTGCCGAGTTCGCACCGCCCGAGAAGAAGGACGGGCGTCCGGCCAGTGAGGAGCGCGTCATCGCGGGCTTCGAGGAAATCCAGCGCTTCACCCAGCAGCACGGTCGTGCGCCACAGCATGGCGAAGACCGCGACATATTCGAGCGCCTATACGCCGTTCGGCTCGATCGTCTGCGCGCGCTTCCGGATTGCCGCACCTTGCTCGAGCCGCTGGATCATCAGGGCTTGCTTGCTGGGGCACCGATCCTTGCCCCTTCGGCGGACGACGCCATCGACATCGATGACTTGGCTGCCGAACTGGCGGATGTTGCCGGCGCGGACGACATTACGGTCTTGCGCCATGTCCGTACCAGCGCCGAGAAGCGCGCCGCCGAGGAGATCGCGGATCGCAAACCCTGCGAGGACTTCGAGATCTTTCGGCCCTTGTTCGAGCGCGTGCAAGCGGAAGTCAAGACCGGCATGCGCCAGTCCCAGCCCATCGAAGCGGGCCGCCGCGCGATTGAGGCCGGGGACTTTTTTGTTCTCGATGGAATCACGCTGTACGTCGCCGAGATCGGCGAACCATTGAAAACCACCGCCGGGGAAGTGGACCGCCGCCTGCGCCTCATCTTCTCCAACGGCACCGAAAGCAATCTGCTGTTGCGCTCGCTCCAGCGTGCGTTCTACAACGATCCCGCCGCGCGGCGGCTGGCCTCGTCCGAGAGCGGACAACTCTCCTTCGGTGGCGAGCTTGAAGCCGATGATGTCGAAAGCGGCACGATCTACGTCCTGCGCTCCCAATCAGATCACCCGTATATCGCGCAGCACCGCGACGTCATCCACAAGGTGGGCGTGACCGGTGGCAGGGTGGAGACACGCATTGCCAACGCGGAGAACGAGGCAACCTACCTGCTGGCAAAAGTCGAGGTCGTTGCGACCTACAAGCTCGCGGGGATCAATCGCACCAGGATGGAGAACCTGTTCCACAGGCTGTTCGCACCCGCGCGGTTGAACATCACCATCAACGACCGCTTCGGTCACCCCGTGCAGCCAGAGGAATGGTTTCTCGTTCCGCTGTTTGTGATCGACGAGGCCGTCGCGCGCATCAAGGATGGCAGCATCACCGGCCACATCTACGATCCCAGCGCAGCGAAGTTGGTGAAGGCATAG
- a CDS encoding hemerythrin domain-containing protein, protein MSNKSLDIIHDEHRALAAMLSGLRGLVASIEAGRLKPDFDLMASMIEYVEMVPEKVHHPKEDTYLFAKLRLRSDEALPIIERLEGEHREGDARIAALRAALDTYRREGEAGFGGFQAALKTYIEHEWQHMNTEEHLIFPLARKHLTAEDWAEIDAAFLANDNPWQGPAGQYAALFTRIVNIAPAPVGLGG, encoded by the coding sequence ATGAGCAACAAATCGCTGGACATCATCCATGACGAGCACCGCGCCCTGGCCGCGATGCTGAGCGGCCTGCGCGGCCTGGTTGCGTCGATCGAAGCCGGGCGGCTCAAGCCCGACTTCGACCTGATGGCGTCCATGATCGAGTACGTCGAGATGGTCCCCGAGAAGGTGCACCACCCGAAGGAGGACACCTATCTCTTCGCCAAGCTGCGCCTGCGCAGCGACGAGGCCTTGCCGATCATCGAGCGCCTCGAAGGCGAGCACCGCGAGGGCGACGCCCGCATCGCGGCATTGCGCGCGGCGCTCGACACCTATCGCCGCGAGGGGGAGGCCGGCTTTGGGGGCTTCCAGGCTGCGCTCAAGACCTACATCGAGCACGAGTGGCAGCACATGAATACCGAGGAGCATCTCATCTTCCCTCTTGCCAGGAAGCACCTGACTGCGGAAGACTGGGCCGAGATCGACGCCGCCTTCCTCGCCAACGACAACCCGTGGCAAGGTCCGGCGGGTCAGTACGCGGCGCTGTTCACCCGCATCGTGAACATCGCCCCGGCCCCGGTGGGCCTGGGCGGCTGA
- a CDS encoding site-specific integrase, producing MTSNHLARSRHGSVFFFRRRIPRDLQDCFSQSTVIQSLRTTDRRTAIIRARARAALTDALFQLLRALSPSQRMKIRPLTIRAQLSDWGAHHIDVEAEPHELDAVTRIIEVLRQPATTVQTIVPQAFQPSQAVIPGKSISETYEDYKAEKISGNSWADGENTSRNDHWPHIRAFINLVGDIPINAVTADDVEEFQGEVLTSTTGGAPRNREKRLTRAGALFRWAKGKRRIPDDFSELFRYPGKIDENPYHRFQLDDLKALFESDEYRYGTFGTQSEFWLPLLGLFTGARLNELCQLTVSDIGTHDGIETISILDNDFNKRLKNTASRRIIPIHSKLIELGFLSYAGAVGQGRLFPELPENPARTGDFTKEPSRRFTAYRRKCGIGSDLTEKDGAPSGRSNKTFHSFRSTLISAMRLKDVPKDRRTRLAGHEYSDTQDRHYTGGDVLTMFAFESLKADIEKVQFDVNFYPPKQIRALIHRK from the coding sequence ATGACCAGCAACCACCTTGCGCGATCCCGGCATGGATCCGTCTTTTTCTTCCGGCGCCGCATTCCGCGCGACCTCCAGGACTGCTTTTCACAGTCCACCGTGATCCAATCCCTTCGGACCACCGACAGGCGCACCGCTATCATCAGAGCGCGCGCTCGTGCAGCACTCACCGACGCGCTCTTCCAACTGCTCCGCGCCCTGTCGCCATCCCAACGCATGAAGATCAGACCTCTCACCATCCGAGCCCAGCTGTCCGACTGGGGCGCCCACCACATCGATGTAGAGGCAGAGCCACATGAGCTCGACGCCGTGACACGAATCATCGAGGTGCTGCGACAGCCAGCGACGACCGTTCAGACCATCGTCCCTCAAGCCTTCCAGCCATCCCAGGCGGTCATTCCTGGAAAGTCCATCTCGGAGACATACGAAGACTACAAAGCCGAGAAGATCTCGGGCAACAGCTGGGCTGACGGCGAAAACACTTCGCGAAATGATCACTGGCCGCACATCCGAGCATTCATCAACCTTGTTGGCGACATCCCCATTAACGCCGTCACTGCGGACGACGTGGAAGAGTTCCAGGGCGAAGTGCTGACCTCAACAACAGGGGGAGCACCTCGGAACCGCGAGAAGCGCCTCACGCGCGCCGGAGCCTTGTTCCGATGGGCAAAAGGTAAGCGCCGCATCCCTGACGACTTCAGCGAACTGTTTCGATACCCTGGCAAGATCGACGAGAACCCCTACCATCGATTCCAGCTCGACGACCTCAAGGCCCTATTCGAGTCGGACGAATATCGCTATGGAACGTTCGGCACGCAATCGGAGTTCTGGCTCCCACTCCTGGGTCTTTTCACGGGCGCCCGACTCAATGAGCTTTGTCAGCTGACAGTGTCCGACATCGGGACACATGACGGCATCGAAACGATCTCGATTCTTGACAACGACTTCAATAAGCGCCTGAAGAACACTGCATCTCGCCGGATTATCCCGATCCATTCGAAGCTCATCGAGCTTGGCTTTCTTTCCTATGCCGGCGCAGTCGGACAAGGGCGCCTTTTCCCAGAACTACCCGAAAACCCCGCACGGACAGGCGACTTCACGAAAGAGCCAAGCCGAAGATTCACAGCCTACAGGCGCAAATGTGGCATCGGATCCGACCTCACAGAAAAAGATGGGGCTCCGTCCGGCAGAAGCAACAAAACATTCCACTCTTTTCGTTCGACACTAATCTCTGCAATGCGGCTCAAGGACGTACCCAAAGACCGGCGCACGAGACTTGCCGGGCATGAATACAGCGACACGCAGGATCGTCACTACACGGGCGGAGACGTCCTGACCATGTTTGCGTTCGAAAGCCTCAAGGCCGACATCGAGAAAGTTCAATTCGACGTGAACTTCTACCCGCCAAAGCAGATCCGCGCGCTTATCCATCGTAAGTGA
- a CDS encoding recombinase family protein, translating into MARVFAYCRVSTAGQTTDNQVLEIESAGFSIEEHRIVTEHISGSTQALRRPAFKRLVDRLESGDVLVVTKLDRLGRNAMDVRATVETLARVGVRVHCLALGGVDLTSSAGRMTMSVIAAVAEFERDLLVERTQQGLARARKQGKALGRPAALSETQRFEAIENLKAGVSVAEIARTLKTSRQTIMRLRATQGAQGAT; encoded by the coding sequence ATGGCACGGGTTTTTGCATACTGCCGAGTCTCTACAGCCGGCCAAACCACCGACAACCAGGTGCTCGAAATCGAATCAGCCGGCTTCAGCATTGAAGAGCACCGGATTGTTACCGAGCACATCAGTGGCTCAACCCAGGCGCTACGTCGGCCAGCCTTCAAACGGCTCGTGGACAGGTTGGAGAGCGGCGATGTACTTGTAGTGACAAAGCTCGATCGGCTTGGGCGTAACGCAATGGATGTCCGTGCAACAGTTGAAACGTTGGCACGTGTCGGTGTGCGGGTTCACTGCTTGGCGCTTGGGGGGGTCGATCTGACAAGTTCCGCTGGTCGGATGACCATGTCGGTCATCGCAGCGGTCGCAGAATTCGAACGCGATCTGCTGGTGGAGCGAACCCAACAAGGCCTGGCCAGAGCACGCAAGCAAGGGAAGGCGCTTGGCCGACCTGCAGCCTTGTCGGAAACCCAGCGTTTCGAGGCGATTGAGAATCTAAAAGCAGGCGTTTCGGTTGCTGAGATTGCACGCACCCTGAAGACAAGTAGGCAGACCATCATGCGGCTACGTGCCACCCAAGGCGCACAAGGCGCCACATAG
- a CDS encoding helix-turn-helix domain-containing protein, protein MNQPDSEILTLDEVAVFLKAGKKTVYRLAQQGEIPGFKLGGTWRFRRSELDRWIAAQIAKKAHDKT, encoded by the coding sequence ATGAACCAACCCGATAGCGAAATTCTTACGCTGGATGAAGTGGCGGTCTTCCTCAAGGCAGGGAAGAAAACCGTGTACCGGCTGGCCCAGCAGGGCGAGATACCGGGATTCAAGCTGGGTGGCACTTGGCGGTTTCGTCGCAGCGAGTTGGATCGCTGGATTGCCGCGCAGATAGCCAAGAAAGCGCACGACAAGACATGA
- a CDS encoding DNA methyltransferase, with amino-acid sequence MNAVEIEQAITDLAEQPFDPAEFPYAFLEAFGNKETTIKRLRAGASNKSDLGGVLQTSNIHILTCDVGRVSQTLAALKASLATAKAKAKFILATDGMDFEAEDLTSGETVACAFKDFPDHFGFFLPLAGISTVRQISENAFDIRATSRLNRLYVELLKDNPDWGTAERRHDMNHFMARLIFCFFAEDTDIFVGKGRFTETVATMSAKDSMNTHEVIATLFRAMNTKREDRAAANIPRWAEDFPYVNGQLFAGSEAVPRFSRIARSYLLHVGGLDWTKINPDIFGSMIQAVADDEERGELGMHYTSVPNILKVLNPLFLDDLRARLAEAGDNHRTLLNLRKRMGKIRVFDPACGSGNFLVIAYKEMRAIEAEINNRRGEPDRASEIPLTNFRGIELRDFPAEIARLALVIAEYQCDVLYRGQKLALLEFLPLRNENWITCGNALRLDWLSICPSTGTGVKLQADDLFETPLDQAEIDFQNEGGETYLCGNPPYLGNKLQSEEQKSDLAGIFDGRLEGWKSLDYVAGWLMKAADYGLKSSAASAFVVTNSVCQGQQVPILWPTIFATGHSIDFAHTSFKWSNLASHNAGVIVIIVGISNAAGRKKRLYTHDDDGSVLKRLCDNINPYLVDGPNLVVEARRDPPKDRAPMLFGNMPRDGGHLIASYEEKITESRGDRIFEKYLRRFVGSEDFIQGKLRYCLWIEESQWRDATLSPAIRRRLDAVKTMRLASKAGSTRDYAKAPYRFVQIQGRAKQSALIVPRHSSERRPYLPVGLLEATTVVADSAFALYDAPLWSLALIASRLHLVWVAAVCGKLKTDYRYSNTLGWNTFPIPVLTDKNKADLTHCAEDILLAREAHFPATSADLYDPESMPANLRQAHERNDEVLERIYIGRRFRNDTERLEKLFVLYASGQKEAPIRAAAHSKPRRRT; translated from the coding sequence ATGAATGCCGTAGAAATCGAACAAGCCATCACGGACCTTGCTGAGCAGCCCTTTGACCCCGCAGAGTTCCCCTATGCATTCCTTGAAGCCTTCGGCAACAAGGAGACGACCATCAAGCGCCTGCGCGCGGGGGCGTCGAACAAGTCCGACCTCGGCGGTGTTCTCCAGACCAGCAACATTCACATCCTGACCTGCGACGTAGGGCGGGTGTCCCAGACGCTGGCCGCCCTCAAGGCCAGCCTGGCAACAGCCAAGGCCAAGGCGAAGTTTATCCTCGCCACTGACGGCATGGACTTCGAGGCCGAGGACCTGACCAGCGGCGAGACCGTTGCCTGCGCCTTTAAGGATTTTCCGGACCACTTCGGCTTCTTTCTGCCGCTGGCGGGCATCAGCACCGTCCGCCAGATCAGCGAGAACGCGTTCGACATCCGGGCCACCAGCCGCCTGAACCGACTCTACGTCGAACTGCTGAAAGACAACCCCGATTGGGGTACGGCCGAGCGCCGCCACGACATGAACCACTTCATGGCGCGGCTCATCTTCTGCTTCTTCGCCGAGGACACCGACATCTTCGTCGGCAAGGGCCGCTTCACCGAAACCGTGGCAACGATGAGCGCCAAGGACTCGATGAACACGCACGAGGTCATTGCTACGCTGTTCCGCGCCATGAACACTAAACGCGAGGACCGGGCCGCCGCCAACATCCCACGATGGGCGGAGGATTTTCCCTACGTAAACGGCCAGTTGTTCGCCGGCAGCGAAGCAGTGCCTCGGTTCAGCAGGATCGCCCGGTCCTACCTGCTCCACGTCGGCGGCCTGGACTGGACCAAGATCAACCCCGATATCTTCGGCTCGATGATTCAGGCCGTCGCCGACGACGAGGAGCGCGGCGAGCTGGGCATGCACTACACCAGCGTTCCCAACATCCTCAAGGTGCTGAACCCGCTGTTCCTCGATGACCTGCGTGCGCGGTTGGCAGAGGCGGGCGACAATCACCGCACCCTGCTGAACCTGCGCAAACGCATGGGGAAGATCAGGGTCTTTGACCCCGCCTGCGGTTCCGGCAACTTCCTTGTTATCGCCTACAAGGAGATGCGCGCCATCGAGGCCGAGATTAATAATCGGCGCGGCGAGCCTGACCGTGCATCCGAAATCCCGCTCACGAACTTTCGAGGGATCGAGCTGCGCGACTTCCCGGCGGAGATCGCACGCCTCGCGCTGGTCATCGCCGAGTACCAGTGCGATGTGTTGTACCGAGGCCAGAAGCTAGCGCTCTTGGAGTTTCTGCCACTGCGCAATGAGAACTGGATCACCTGTGGCAATGCGCTTCGCCTTGATTGGCTGAGCATCTGTCCATCAACCGGGACGGGCGTAAAGTTGCAAGCGGACGACCTCTTTGAAACGCCGCTCGACCAAGCTGAAATCGACTTTCAGAACGAAGGCGGCGAGACGTACCTCTGCGGAAATCCGCCCTATCTGGGAAACAAGCTCCAATCAGAAGAACAAAAGTCCGATTTGGCGGGTATCTTTGATGGTCGATTAGAAGGTTGGAAGTCTCTCGACTACGTTGCCGGGTGGTTGATGAAGGCGGCGGACTACGGTCTAAAGAGCAGCGCCGCCTCGGCCTTCGTGGTAACAAACTCTGTTTGTCAAGGTCAACAGGTCCCCATCTTGTGGCCCACAATCTTCGCCACGGGGCACTCAATCGACTTCGCGCATACCTCGTTTAAGTGGTCGAACTTAGCCAGCCACAATGCTGGAGTTATTGTCATCATTGTGGGGATCTCGAACGCAGCCGGAAGGAAAAAGCGGCTCTACACGCACGACGACGATGGCTCTGTGTTGAAGCGTCTGTGCGACAACATCAACCCTTACCTTGTCGATGGCCCGAACCTGGTTGTAGAAGCTCGGCGCGATCCTCCTAAAGACCGGGCTCCAATGCTCTTCGGAAATATGCCGCGCGATGGCGGGCATCTTATTGCTTCATACGAGGAGAAGATCACCGAGTCTCGCGGGGACAGAATTTTTGAGAAATACTTGAGGCGCTTTGTCGGGTCTGAGGACTTCATTCAGGGCAAGCTCCGGTACTGCTTATGGATCGAGGAGAGCCAGTGGCGTGACGCAACTCTCTCTCCTGCAATTAGACGACGCCTTGATGCCGTCAAGACCATGCGGTTGGCCAGTAAAGCAGGCTCGACGAGAGATTATGCGAAAGCGCCCTACAGGTTCGTGCAAATTCAAGGAAGAGCTAAACAATCTGCCTTGATCGTTCCGCGTCATAGTTCGGAGCGCCGACCTTACCTTCCCGTCGGTCTGTTGGAGGCCACGACAGTGGTCGCCGATAGTGCCTTTGCACTTTACGATGCGCCGCTTTGGAGCTTGGCATTGATAGCGTCACGTCTGCATCTTGTGTGGGTTGCTGCCGTCTGCGGGAAGCTAAAAACGGATTATCGGTACTCGAACACTTTGGGATGGAACACCTTTCCCATTCCGGTGCTTACTGACAAGAACAAGGCAGACTTGACCCATTGCGCCGAAGATATCCTCTTGGCGCGCGAAGCACATTTTCCGGCAACGAGCGCTGATCTCTATGACCCTGAATCAATGCCCGCGAACTTGCGCCAAGCGCACGAGCGAAACGACGAGGTTCTTGAGCGTATCTATATTGGTCGCAGATTCCGCAATGATACGGAGCGACTCGAAAAGCTGTTCGTGCTATACGCCAGCGGGCAGAAGGAAGCTCCTATTCGCGCAGCGGCCCATTCAAAACCCCGGAGGCGAACGTGA
- a CDS encoding AAA family ATPase has translation MPKKSIPQNHRDLGDFFRSVDLAENRVDIPSAEVFTDDGVADLERSADAKDSDVRVRILGTVKKLRHVGGIKPLATVQPDWEHFLDGLEASHPNFLSFIELLRDQFALTTCLGDGRVCLPPVLLDGPPGIGKTDFALTLAVWLRAPLLCLDMASAQSGAALAGSDAFWSNSQPGRLFDTLALGPVANPIVMLDELDKAAVGGRYSPEAALYQLLEPKSAAQFRDLSVPQVSLDASHVCWIATTNDVSVLPKPIRSRFVELSIPAPTREQVVRIVHSIYAGLRERRAWGRAMHEELPAEVAELLADCTPRAVRVQLERACGKAARRGSNVLSPEDLVVERPISKQRRGIGFVGVV, from the coding sequence ATGCCCAAGAAATCAATTCCCCAAAATCACCGAGATCTCGGTGATTTCTTTCGATCCGTTGATCTCGCAGAGAACCGGGTCGACATTCCCTCAGCAGAAGTTTTCACGGACGACGGCGTTGCTGATCTTGAGCGTTCAGCAGATGCGAAGGACTCGGATGTCCGGGTCCGTATCCTGGGCACCGTGAAAAAGCTGAGGCACGTTGGCGGGATTAAACCTCTTGCCACGGTACAGCCGGACTGGGAGCATTTCCTCGACGGTCTTGAAGCATCGCACCCGAATTTCTTGTCGTTTATTGAACTGTTGCGCGATCAGTTTGCGCTCACAACGTGTTTGGGGGATGGTCGGGTCTGCTTGCCGCCCGTACTTCTGGACGGACCTCCCGGCATCGGGAAGACTGACTTTGCGCTCACGCTTGCCGTGTGGTTGCGGGCGCCGCTGCTTTGCCTCGACATGGCGTCCGCGCAGAGCGGTGCAGCGCTCGCGGGTAGCGACGCATTTTGGTCGAATTCACAGCCGGGACGACTTTTCGATACCCTCGCGCTTGGCCCTGTGGCGAACCCCATTGTGATGCTCGATGAGCTTGATAAGGCTGCGGTTGGAGGTAGGTACAGCCCGGAGGCCGCGCTGTATCAGCTGCTTGAGCCGAAATCAGCGGCGCAATTTCGAGACTTGTCGGTTCCCCAAGTGTCCCTTGATGCGAGTCACGTGTGCTGGATCGCAACGACGAATGACGTGAGCGTCTTGCCGAAACCTATTCGCTCAAGGTTCGTTGAGTTGTCAATTCCAGCTCCGACTCGTGAGCAAGTTGTTCGGATCGTACATTCGATTTATGCGGGGCTTCGTGAGCGGAGGGCGTGGGGGCGCGCGATGCACGAGGAGCTGCCGGCCGAGGTGGCTGAATTGCTGGCGGATTGCACGCCACGTGCTGTACGAGTGCAACTTGAGCGAGCTTGTGGCAAGGCTGCCCGCCGGGGCAGCAACGTCCTCTCCCCAGAGGATTTGGTTGTAGAGAGACCAATCTCGAAGCAGCGTCGTGGAATCGGGTTCGTGGGGGTGGTGTGA
- a CDS encoding hemerythrin domain-containing protein: MTEVQAGFDWDDRYLLGHGAMDDTHREFVSLVDALLKAPDAELGQALAAFAAHAVAHFEQEDGWMKGTDFPAADCHIDEHAKVLASVREVQQELAAGNHDIVRELAHALMDWFPGHADYMDSALALWMVKRSHGGAPLVFRRDSAKG, translated from the coding sequence ATGACCGAAGTGCAGGCGGGATTCGACTGGGACGATCGCTATCTGCTGGGCCATGGTGCGATGGACGACACCCATCGCGAGTTCGTGAGCCTGGTCGATGCGCTGCTGAAGGCGCCCGATGCCGAGCTCGGGCAGGCGCTGGCGGCTTTTGCCGCCCACGCCGTGGCGCACTTCGAACAGGAAGATGGCTGGATGAAGGGCACCGATTTCCCCGCCGCCGACTGTCACATCGACGAGCACGCCAAGGTGCTCGCCTCGGTGCGCGAGGTGCAGCAGGAACTCGCCGCCGGCAACCACGACATCGTGCGCGAGCTCGCGCACGCGCTGATGGACTGGTTCCCCGGTCATGCCGACTACATGGATTCCGCGCTCGCACTGTGGATGGTCAAGCGCTCGCACGGCGGCGCACCGCTGGTGTTCCGGCGCGACAGCGCAAAGGGCTGA